In Cicer arietinum cultivar CDC Frontier isolate Library 1 chromosome 7, Cicar.CDCFrontier_v2.0, whole genome shotgun sequence, the genomic window TTGCTATGGATTATGAATCAAGTAGAGGACGTAGTAGTGATATTAAGATGTTGATTTCTACTCAGAGGTCTGGTACTGCTGCTGATAAAGTGTCTGCATTTTCTGTTTTGATTGGTGATAATCCTGTTGCAAATTTGAGGTCTCTTGATGCTCTTTTGGGTAATTTCAACTCtcaattttcttcttcatctatttgtttgtttttattttttaattggcttTTGTTGTTATTAACTCTTTATGTATGCTCCATTTGAAGTATCATGGATGTATTTATGTTGGTTTTCTTTCTTTAAGTGCACGTTTGGTTagtgagttgaatgtaaagtgGTTTATGTTTGGATAAATAGCTTTTTAGACTCAAAAGCTACAAATTCTAGCTTCAAAATAGAGACAATTCTGGAGACACAATCAGTTCTACTTGAGaggaatgaaaaaaattaattttacaccgCTAAAATCAATTTTGGCTGCTCCAAATGTGGAACCAAACATAAGCTAAGTTATTTATAGAAATGTAAACTCCAGTATTTATTGTAGGATTAGCATTGCAAGAAGGGTGGGGAGAGAACTTGTGGATATTTCAAGTTTTGAATCTTCTGATGAGttgttttggttttatttttttcaacttgtttataGAAATGTAAAATCTAGTATGTATTGAAGGATAAGCATTGCAAGAAGGGTGAAGAGAGAACTTGTGGATTTTCAAGTtttgattagttttttttttcctggcAATATGTTCGCGTACTTATTTGCGTAAGTTTTTTCTTTTAGGGGAGCCTGTATGTTGGGTTGCCTGCGGTCCTTTTAGTTGTCGAATGCATAGAGAGACTTACGTATATACTCTATGCATTGAACTTGAttctgataattttttattggtgGAAGTGAATGATGCTTTTGACTCGTTCTGTGTTTTATTTTTGCTTAATTGAGCAGTCTTCCTTTCTAAGATTTTAGCCATTTGACTGTCTTATCTTTCTAGATGTCTTTTTCTCATATTGTGCCTTGTAAAATTTATAGTAGCCATTTGATGTAAATGTGACATATTACCGGACTTCTATTCTCTAACTAATGttctaaaagaaaaattgatttctTTACCTAGCAGGACGCCCCCTGCATATATTACTTAATTTTGAGGTTTATGAGATATGTATTCCTGCGATGCATGAGCTATGAGTTTCATTTGCACCAATTGTTAGACCATGTGTTACTTTGTCAGTGCGATATATTGTTTCAATATCACGGTTTTTCTTCACTCTTATTTTTTTGCTGTGTCGAGATTGCTTCCGCATGTTTATACTCTGGCTTTTCATTAGGGGATGTATTATCATTTGTCCTTCCTTTATGTGCTTTGGACTCGAGtttttgacaaattttattGTTTACTCTAGGAATGGTGACATCCAAGGTCGGAAAGCGCCATGCCTTATCAGGTTTCGAAGCACTTCAAGAGTTATTTATTGCAAGGTCAGCATTTCCTCATTGTCTCTCCCTCGCACATGCCCTCCCCCTTATGAAAAACTCTTCTATCATTAAACTGTGATCATATAGgcttttcaaaaaatttctccatgaaaaatgatataaaaatctgtgaaataaatttgaaagtGACGGAAAATCACAGACTTTGATTCATATACATCGTCAATGCACTGACCTACTACATTTTTTTTCCCCTATCTTGCTTATAGTTTGTTACCAGATCGTAAATTGAAGACCCTGATACAGCGGCCACTTAAACACCTTCCAGAAAATAAGGATGGTTACTCCCTTCTACTTTTCTGGTATTTTGAGGAATGTTTGAAGCAGAGGTATGTGTTACAAAAACTGTTCATGATCACAATCATAAATCAAATGACCTGATTTGACTTGTTTAAGGGTTTCTCAAGCACATTCTAAATGCTAGTGCATCATACTTTTCAATATTATGCTTGAGTAATTATAATATTGCCATTTTTCGAAGACAATGTTCATTATTCTATTTATCCATGCTCTTTTTTAGCGATTCATTTACTAGCTTTCTGTTGCCTCAGATATGAACGATTTGTTGTTGCACTTGAAGAAGCATCCCGAGACATGCTACCTGCTCTGAAAAACAAGTCATTGAAGGTTTGTTTTTGGTTCGCACAATTATACCTACTCAAAACGTTTTGCCTTAACTTCGAAGTTTTGGTGCAAGATCAACTTGTGACTAACAGGAAAAAAATTATCTTGTTTTCCTCCTTGCATTTTGtggttttcatttttatttttgtgactTGTGCCATGCGTGAAGGCATGTTTTAAGATTTAGTGTAAGACGTTCTCAGATATATTacacatttaaaattaatattcgGCGATGGCCTTTTGTTTTTGCTTGCAGACCATATATGTGCTACTGAGTAGGAAGTCAGAGCAAGAGCGAAAACTACTTACTGCACTTGTTAATAAAGTGAGTTAACACCAAGCTATAGCCAATATATGATCTTTCATTGGGGGTGTTATAGGAAGTGGTACTGGTTAGTGTGTTTGTCAGAACTCGAACAAACTGTAACTAAACACTTCTGTTTTTATCTTCAGCTTGGGGATCCAGATAATAGGGCAGCATCTAATGCTGACTATCACATGTCCAACCTTTTGTCTGACCACCCGAATATGAAGGTATGGACATTTAACAACCTCTATTGTTTCGGTTTTTGGAGTTAATCAATGTTAAGATATACATATTTACTTGACCAACTCCTTATTAATTTGGATTCATTTCAATATGAACAACAAACAATTCAACGGATTCGATTGactaaagaattaaaaagtCTGGaacaaaagaatatatatatcggcaataaaaaaaaagtggaaTGTGGATTTATGTTATTAGTTCTCTAAAGATTTTTTACTGCCGAGCTACAACAATTGTACCTATCAAAGCAACTAAAAGAATTATTGAAATGAGTtcaaatggaagaaaaaaatcgGTTGATATCCTTGAAGAAATATTACAAGCTGAAGAGCTTGGCATGCCTCATTTggctttttcttttgttatccTTGTCTTTTAAAGGatattgatttttcttcttctggGTTTTATGCTATTTGGTGGTGCTACACTTTTCTTCATCATTTTTACGTGTTTTTCTCATGCAGGCTGTGGTTGTTAATGAGGTGGATTCTTTTCTCTTTCGGCCTCATTTAGGACCGCGTGCACAGTACCACGCTGTATGTCCTACTGTTCTATTCTTACTGTGTATCTTTATGTTATTGAACGCAAAGTTAGTTGCACATGTTTTACTTTTAATAGCAAGACTCGAGAGTATATTTGTTTGAAATCACTTTTCTGTAGTTGCAGAAGTGGCCCTTTAATTGTTGATGACTTTTGAACTTAATATTAAATCTATTCTAATCCACTTAGACATGGCTTGACTGAAGAATCTCATTCCCTTTTCTGTATTATCTTAAGGTTAACTTTTTGAGCCAAATTCGTCTCACGAATAAAGGAGATGGACCAAAAGTGGCAAAACGTctaattgatatatattttgcaCTGTTCAAGGTATCAGTTTTCCCTAATACCCTTCTTCCTCTAACTTTATCTCTAACGGAATTATCACGGGAACACATGGATCTTCTACATAAGTCATAGGTAAAAGCATAACAATAAGAAATCTTCAGGTTTTGATCACTGGCCCAAGCAGCAATGAGAAATCCGATAAAAGCGGTAAGGAAAAAGCAAAAGAGAAAAAATCAGAAAGTCTACCAGAATCACACGCGGAAATGGACTCCAGGCTTCTGTCAGCTCTCTTAACGGTAAGTATACAATAGTAGTATTGTAATTTCATGAATagattttaattaatcattGTGAAATCTTTGACATATCAAATTCAGtcattttttttgggttttcCACAACCTTAGTCTTGAATTTCACTATCTTTGCTATTTGGCATTTGATATTTTCACAGGGAGTGAATAGAGCATTTCCTTTTGTCGCGAGTGATGAAGCCGATGACATCATTGATGTCCAAACACCAGTACTTTTCCAATTGGTAAGTACTAAACTGATAACATAATTGAAACACTACATGTGGCATCTCTCAAATGGATGTGACAATACTATATACCACTACCTGATTTTGATTGAGACATCGTAACAAAAACTGTAACTTTGCAGGTtcattcaaaaaatttcaatgtaGGAGTTCAAGCATTGATGCTTCTTGATAAAATTTCAGCCAAGAATCAAATAGCCAGTGATCGATTTTACCGTGCTTTGTACTCCAAACTCCTGCTTCCAGCTGCCATGAATACATCAAAGGCAAGAAAATTGTTCACATTCTTTCTTACCTTTGGACCAGAAATGCTTGCTCTTTTACTGTTCCTCACTTCACCTTGTAGATTATTTCTAACTAGTTTGTTCTCAGGCAGAAATGTTCATTGCACTTATTCTTAGAGCAATGAAAAGGGACGTTAATTTAAAGCGAGTAGCTGCATTTTCGAAACGCCTACTGCAGGTGGTTATTAAACTTCACTTTCTCCATCTTTCGTCATTTTTTGTAAGATAAAATAAGATAACACAATGATGTTTATTCATTCAGATTGCACTTCAGCAGCCACCACAATATGCCTGTGCATGCCTTTTCCTTCTTTCTGAACTCTTTAAAGCCAGACCACCGTTATGGTAAGTAAGGCCGGTCATTGTTTGTTTCGTGTCAATGCCATGATttctacaattttttataattgtggGCTTGAAAGATTTGTACAGTGATATTCATGTGCTGATAAGTTTACtaaataatttaacatttaCTCATTTGACCAGAAAATATAATCATCTACTCATAATCTTCACTTGTCATATAGGAACACAGCGTTGCAAAATGAGTCTGTTGATGACGAACTTGAACACTTTGAAGATGTTATTGAAGAAACTGAGAAGGAAACTGCTAAGGAACCTGTAACTGTAGCAAATAAACAAAGTGATACTGTACTTGTTCAGAATGGCGGTGTTGCCAATTCTGACACAGATTCTGCTGGAAGTGAAGATGATGATCATCCAGCATCTTctgaagaagatgatgatgatgatgatgatgcttTAGAGGATGTAGATTTCTTGCTTGCAAAGAGTAAAACGAAACGTAAAAAATCAAAGTCCGTATCTGCTGATAATGAAGTTCAGCAATCACAGGAGTCTAC contains:
- the LOC101511601 gene encoding protein SLOW WALKER 2, coding for MGKKSNSDKPSKDTTEDINLLKSEVASFASSLGLSTSQSNSGFNDTDFRKTKPNKPQKNQKQQQTPEKTTPQITQNPKNKTFTKNNEPHEKSKSKPEPKQKSEPKPKPPVLSLNDANKEKVYNKFKNLPKVPLVKASELGVWFEDAAELEGKVIGEGKKVEMKNLEEWKGFVEKKKEMGERLMAQFAMDYESSRGRSSDIKMLISTQRSGTAADKVSAFSVLIGDNPVANLRSLDALLGMVTSKVGKRHALSGFEALQELFIASLLPDRKLKTLIQRPLKHLPENKDGYSLLLFWYFEECLKQRYERFVVALEEASRDMLPALKNKSLKTIYVLLSRKSEQERKLLTALVNKLGDPDNRAASNADYHMSNLLSDHPNMKAVVVNEVDSFLFRPHLGPRAQYHAVNFLSQIRLTNKGDGPKVAKRLIDIYFALFKVLITGPSSNEKSDKSGKEKAKEKKSESLPESHAEMDSRLLSALLTGVNRAFPFVASDEADDIIDVQTPVLFQLVHSKNFNVGVQALMLLDKISAKNQIASDRFYRALYSKLLLPAAMNTSKAEMFIALILRAMKRDVNLKRVAAFSKRLLQIALQQPPQYACACLFLLSELFKARPPLWNTALQNESVDDELEHFEDVIEETEKETAKEPVTVANKQSDTVLVQNGGVANSDTDSAGSEDDDHPASSEEDDDDDDDALEDVDFLLAKSKTKRKKSKSVSADNEVQQSQESTNKPLLPGGYDPRHREPSYCNADRVSWWELIVLASHAHPSVATMAKTLLSGANIVYNGNPLNDLSLTAFLDKFMEKKPKQSTWHGGSQIEPAKQMDVNNLLVGSEILSLAEADVPPEDLVFHKFYTVKKSSTSKSKKKKKKSADEEGAEEYFDAADDDIDGGDESDNEEIEDLLDSADPSLGPDGDFDYDDLDKVANEDDDDDLIGDVSDAEIDIPSDMEEDDADTPFAADDDDNDIDIGDVDDASDDDVEDQKVDKRKRKRKSGGKSGASPFASYEEFEHILEGDDDLTEKKPSKDKKNKSKKRKKKSDQ